The region AACTCGCGAGCGTCTGGTTCAGCCCCTGCACGGCGACGCCGAGGCGGCCGCGGCTCACGTGGCCCGTCTTCACGAGCTCGTCCTTGACCTTGATCGCCTCGTTGATCGGAATCGCGAACGACAAGCCCTGGAAGCCGCCCGTCTGCGAGTAGATCATCGAGTTGATGCCGATCACCTCGCCCTGCAGGTTGAACAGCGGGCCGCCCGAGTTGCCGGGGTTCACCGGCACGTCGGTCTGGATGAACGGCGTGTAATTCTCGTCGGGCAGCGAGCGCGACTTCGCGCTGATGATGCCCGACGTGACGGTATTGTCGAAGCCGTACGGCGAACCGATCGCGACGACCCACTGGCCGACCTTGCTCTGCGCCGGATCGCCGATCTTCACCGTCGGCAAGCCGCTCGCGTCGATCTTCAGCACCGCGACGTCGGACTGCTTGTCGGAGCCGACGACCTTCGCCTTGTATTCGCGCTTGTCGGTCAGCTTCACCGTGACGACGTTCGCACCGTCGATCACGTGCGCGTTGGTGAGGATGTAACCGTCGGAGCTGACGATGAATCCCGAACCGAGGCTCGCGCTCGGCTGGTCGTCCGGCTGCGCGTCGCCGCCCATTCCCGGCACCTGACCGTAGAAGTGCTTGAAGAACTGGTAGAACGGATCGCTCGGATCCATCGGCAGCTGCGGCTGCTGCACGCGCCGCGACACCTGCTTCACGACGTGCTTCGCGCTGATGTTCACGACCGCCGGGCCGTAGGTTTCGACCAGCCCGGAGAAATCGGGGATACCGGTCTTCGCCGCGGCTTCGGCCGGCATCAGCGCGGCAGCCTGCGCAGGCGTGATGATCTGCGGATCGGCATGGCGGGTACCCGCGACATAACCGGCGGACAGCGCGGCCGCCACGGCGACCGCGACGGCGCCGCGCGCAAGGAATCGGGTGTTCATCGTAGGACCTCCTCTTTGTTAGGTCGCAGCGTAACGACCCTGACTTAAAGGAGGCTTAATCGGCCTTAAGCGGGGCTTAAGCCGCTGCCGGAGCGGCAGCTCACGCCGATTCGGACGCTTGCGGCGCCGACTGCGGCAGCTCACGCCGATTCGGACGCTTGCGGCGCCGGCTGCGGCATCTCCGCGTCGCGGAACACGACGCTAACGAGCAGCCCGCCCGCGGCTGCGTCGCCGAGCGACACCGTCGCGCCCTGCTGCGCCGCGACTCGCTTGACGATCGCGAGCCCGAGTCCGCTGCCCGACACGTCGGCGCGCGCGCGTGCTGAGCTGTCGCGGTAGAACCGGTCGAACACGCGCTCGCGCTCGTCGGGCGGGATGCCGGGCCCGCTGTCGGCAATCTGCACGCATGCGCGGCCGGCCGCATCGCGCGTCAGCGACACGTCGATGCGCCCGCCGTCCGGCGTGTATTTCACCGCGTTGTCGAGCAGGTTGCCGAACATCACGCGCAGCGCGCTGATGTCCGCGCTGACGGTCGCCGCGCGCGCCTCCTCGAAGCCGAGGTCGATGCCGCGCCGCTGCGCGAGCGGCGCGTGCGCGGCCACGCATTCGGCGAGCAGCGCGTGCAGGTCGACCGGCTCGCGCACGGTCGCGCCGTCGGGCTCCGCGCGCGCGAGCGCGAGCAGCTGTTCGGTGAGGCGCGTCGCGCGCGTGACGCCGTCCTGCAGATCCGCGACCGCCTCGCGGCGCGATGCGTCGTCCTTCGCGCGTGCGACGAGCTGCGCCTGGATCTGCACGGCCGCGAGCGGCGTGCGCAGTTCGTGCGCGGCATCGGCGACGAACGCCTTCTGCGTATCGAGGGCCGCCGACAAGCGCGCGAGCAGCCCGTTCAGCGCGCGCACGAGCGGCTGCACCTCGAGCGGCAGCCGCGCGTCGGGCAGCGGATCGAGCGCTTCCGGGCGGCGCGCCTCGACCGCGCGCGTCACGCGGCCGAGCGGCGCGAGCCCGCGACCGACGATCATCCAGACTGCCGCGCCGAGGAACGGCAGCAGCACGATCAGCGGCCACAGCGTGCGCAGCGCGACGTTTGCGGCGAGCCGGTTGCGCACCGACAGAGGCTGCGCGAGCTGCACGACGTTGTCGCCGACGATCGCGCCGTACACGCGCCATTCGCCGCGATCGGTGCGCTCGGTCGAAAAGCCGAGTTCCGCGCGCGGCGCGATCGGCGCGCGCGGATGCGAGAAGTACATCAGCACACCGTTGCGGTTCCAGATCTGGATCACGATGCCTTCGTCGCCGTTGGTGCGCGAGCCGAACACCTGCGAGAACGGTTCCGACGGCAGCGCCGCGGCGATTTCCTGCAACTGGTAGTCGAACAGTTCGTTCGCTTCGGCGAGCGCCTGCCGGTAGATCAGCCAGCCCGCGGCGCACACGCCCGCGACGACGATCGCGAGCAGCCAGACCAGCAATTGATGACGAATCGACCTCACGCGTCAGCTTTCCTTGACGACCATGTAGCCGAGCCCGCGCACGTTGCGGATCAGGTCCGACCCGAGCTTCTTGCGCAGCGCGTGAATGTAGACCTCCACGGTGTTGCTGCCGATCTCCTCGCCCCAGCCGTACATCTTCTCCTCGAGCTGGCTCTTGGACAGCACCGCGCCCGGCCGCGCGAGCAGCGCCTCGAGCAGCGCGAATTCGCGCGCGGACAGCGCGACGGGCGCGCCGTCGAGCGTCACCTGGTGCGACGCCGGGTCGAGCGTCAACGCGCCGTGGCGGATCAGCGACTCGCTGCGGCCGGCCTGGCGGCGGATCAGCGCGCGCATCCGCGCGCCGAGCTCGTCGAGGTCGAACGGCTTGACCAGGTAGTCGTCGGCGCCCGCGTCGAGGCCCTTCACGCGATCGGCCACCGCGTCGCGCGCCGTGACGATCAGCACCGGCAGCGACAACCCGCGCGCGCGCAGCGTGCGCAGCACGTCGATGCCGTCGCGCTTCGGCAGGCCAAGGTCGAGCAGCAGCAGGTCGTACGTTTCGCCGCCGAGCGCCGTGAGCGCGGCGTCGCCGTCCTGCACCCAGTCGACCGCGAAGCCGTCGGCGCGCAGCGCCTTGCGCACGCCCTCGGCAATCATTCGATCGTCTTCAACTAGCAGAATCCGCATCGGAACCGGAACCCATGGGACGAGTGAAACATGGCGACCATTGTAGCGCCGCGAATCCCGGGTGCTCCCTGCAATGCAACAGAAAGGCAGTTTGCGGCGGCCGTGCGCGCAGTTGTCTCTACAATGTGCGCTCCGGCGCCGCGCGCGCCCTGCCCCCGACCCTGCGCTTTTCCCGTATTCGCACATGCCGATTTCCGCTCTTTCCGCCCGCTTCGTCCCGCGTGCCCGCGTCTGCCTGCGCGCGGCCGCCGTCGTCGCCACCTGCACGGCCCTCGCATTCGCGCCGCCCGCGCAGGCTCGCAAGAAATCCCACAAGGAAGCACGCAAGACAGCGATCGTGTCGCCCGCCGCGCGCGCCGCCGGCCTGCCCGCGTCTGTGCTCGTCGCGCTGCAGCGCGCGAAGGTGCCGGCTTCGGCGATGAGCGTGGTCGTCGAGCGCGTCGGCGATCCCGAGCCGCTCATTGCATGGAACGCGAGCCGGCCGATGCTGCCGGCGTCGACGATGAAGCTCGTCACGACCTATTCGGGCCTGTCGATGCTCGGCCCCGACTTCCGCTGGCGCACCACCGCATATGCGGACGGTCCGGTCGACCCGGACGGCACCCTGCAGGGCAACCTGTACATCAAGGGCACCGGCGATCCGAAGCTCGTGCCCGAGGAACTGATCGACCTCGTCGACAAGCTGCGCAAGGCGGGCGTCAAACGCGTGGCCGGCGGCCTCGTGCTGGACAAGACTTATTTCGCCGCATCGACGCGCGACCTGCCGTCGTTCGACGACGACGTGAGCGCGCCGTACAACGTCGGCCCCGATCCGCTGCTGTACGCGTTCAAGGCCGTCTCGTTCACGGTCACGCCCGGCGACGACGGCAAGGTTGCCGTCGACATGCTGCCGCCGCTCGCGAACCTGTCGATCGACAATCAGCTCGTCGAAGGCACGGGCTCGTGCGGCGCGGCCGCCGCGGCCGCACGTCCGACGCTGTCCGCGGGCAACGGCGGGATCGTGACCGCCTCGTTCGCCGGCGACTATCCGTTGCGCTGCGGCTCGCACACGACCAACCTCGCGATCCTCGATCACACGACGTTCTTCGCGCGCGGCTTCCTCGCGCTGTGGCAGCAGGACGGCGGCACGATCGCGGGCCCGGTCACCGAAGGCAAGGTGCCAAGCGCCGCGCGGCCGCTCGCCGTGCACCACAGTCCGGTGCTCGGCAGCATCGTCTACGACATCAACAAGTTCAGCAACAACGTGATGGCGCGCAACCTGTTTCTGACGATCGGCGCGGTCGCCGGCAAGCCGCCCGCGACACCCGAGCAGTCGAGCCGCGCGATTCACGCGTTCCTGCAGAAAAGCGGCATCGCGATGCCCGACCTCGAACTCGACAACGGCTCTGGCCTGTCGCGCGACGAGCACGTGAGCGCGCTGTCGCTC is a window of Burkholderia latens DNA encoding:
- a CDS encoding DegQ family serine endoprotease; amino-acid sequence: MNTRFLARGAVAVAVAAALSAGYVAGTRHADPQIITPAQAAALMPAEAAAKTGIPDFSGLVETYGPAVVNISAKHVVKQVSRRVQQPQLPMDPSDPFYQFFKHFYGQVPGMGGDAQPDDQPSASLGSGFIVSSDGYILTNAHVIDGANVVTVKLTDKREYKAKVVGSDKQSDVAVLKIDASGLPTVKIGDPAQSKVGQWVVAIGSPYGFDNTVTSGIISAKSRSLPDENYTPFIQTDVPVNPGNSGGPLFNLQGEVIGINSMIYSQTGGFQGLSFAIPINEAIKVKDELVKTGHVSRGRLGVAVQGLNQTLASSFGLQKPDGALVSSVDPNGPAAKAGLQPGDVILAVNGSPVADSTSLPAQIANLKPGSKAELQVWRDKAKKSISVTLGAMSDAKVASNDGGPVEQGRLGVAVRPLTPQERSATNLSHGLIVQQAGGPAASAGIQPGDVILAVNGRPVTSPEQLREAVKGAGNSLALLIQRDNAQIFVPVDLS
- a CDS encoding ATP-binding protein; amino-acid sequence: MRSIRHQLLVWLLAIVVAGVCAAGWLIYRQALAEANELFDYQLQEIAAALPSEPFSQVFGSRTNGDEGIVIQIWNRNGVLMYFSHPRAPIAPRAELGFSTERTDRGEWRVYGAIVGDNVVQLAQPLSVRNRLAANVALRTLWPLIVLLPFLGAAVWMIVGRGLAPLGRVTRAVEARRPEALDPLPDARLPLEVQPLVRALNGLLARLSAALDTQKAFVADAAHELRTPLAAVQIQAQLVARAKDDASRREAVADLQDGVTRATRLTEQLLALARAEPDGATVREPVDLHALLAECVAAHAPLAQRRGIDLGFEEARAATVSADISALRVMFGNLLDNAVKYTPDGGRIDVSLTRDAAGRACVQIADSGPGIPPDERERVFDRFYRDSSARARADVSGSGLGLAIVKRVAAQQGATVSLGDAAAGGLLVSVVFRDAEMPQPAPQASESA
- the dacB gene encoding D-alanyl-D-alanine carboxypeptidase/D-alanyl-D-alanine-endopeptidase; the encoded protein is MPISALSARFVPRARVCLRAAAVVATCTALAFAPPAQARKKSHKEARKTAIVSPAARAAGLPASVLVALQRAKVPASAMSVVVERVGDPEPLIAWNASRPMLPASTMKLVTTYSGLSMLGPDFRWRTTAYADGPVDPDGTLQGNLYIKGTGDPKLVPEELIDLVDKLRKAGVKRVAGGLVLDKTYFAASTRDLPSFDDDVSAPYNVGPDPLLYAFKAVSFTVTPGDDGKVAVDMLPPLANLSIDNQLVEGTGSCGAAAAAARPTLSAGNGGIVTASFAGDYPLRCGSHTTNLAILDHTTFFARGFLALWQQDGGTIAGPVTEGKVPSAARPLAVHHSPVLGSIVYDINKFSNNVMARNLFLTIGAVAGKPPATPEQSSRAIHAFLQKSGIAMPDLELDNGSGLSRDEHVSALSLAALLQAANASPVAQAFIDSLPIAGIDGTMKNRLTNAGVLGNAHIKTGTLRDVRAIAGYVAGADGQSYVVVSFINDDHAEAARAAHDTLLEWVYAGAR
- a CDS encoding response regulator; this translates as MRILLVEDDRMIAEGVRKALRADGFAVDWVQDGDAALTALGGETYDLLLLDLGLPKRDGIDVLRTLRARGLSLPVLIVTARDAVADRVKGLDAGADDYLVKPFDLDELGARMRALIRRQAGRSESLIRHGALTLDPASHQVTLDGAPVALSAREFALLEALLARPGAVLSKSQLEEKMYGWGEEIGSNTVEVYIHALRKKLGSDLIRNVRGLGYMVVKES